In a genomic window of Micromonospora cremea:
- a CDS encoding ParB/RepB/Spo0J family partition protein gives MHVQKIPVALIRPEDGLGRKREPDGHRELRQSIEQFGVLTPVTVRVAPDGSGDYLLIKGQGRTLACRLLGIDQIPAIVVDDDFAENEKVQQFLVENVARLRMRPIDRALLITRARQNGEETAAVAKRFGVSAATVRRLEVQLDGASNREVTALKQGNVNLTLHATITRYVEAAERADVVAALAPYSLRAKETAALFEALGWRDLVELGSAHRIQRLKLLVWACDTLSNLPPGSIHERLSHLAALLPIDFGGGPRTRAVAQ, from the coding sequence ATGCACGTCCAGAAGATCCCCGTCGCACTGATTCGTCCGGAAGACGGCCTTGGTCGGAAGCGTGAGCCCGACGGCCACCGTGAGTTGCGCCAGTCGATCGAGCAGTTTGGGGTCTTGACGCCGGTGACGGTCCGCGTAGCGCCCGACGGCTCCGGCGATTACCTCCTCATCAAGGGCCAGGGGCGCACCCTCGCTTGCCGGCTCTTAGGCATCGATCAGATCCCGGCCATCGTCGTCGACGACGATTTCGCCGAGAACGAGAAGGTACAGCAGTTCCTGGTCGAGAATGTGGCGCGACTTCGGATGCGCCCGATAGACCGCGCTCTATTGATCACTCGCGCTCGACAAAACGGCGAGGAGACAGCGGCCGTCGCGAAGCGCTTTGGCGTGTCGGCCGCCACGGTGAGACGGCTCGAAGTGCAACTCGACGGCGCCAGTAATCGGGAGGTCACTGCGCTCAAGCAGGGGAATGTCAACCTAACGTTGCACGCCACCATCACCCGCTACGTGGAAGCCGCTGAGCGGGCCGACGTTGTTGCGGCTCTGGCGCCGTACTCGCTGAGAGCCAAGGAGACCGCGGCACTCTTTGAAGCGTTGGGCTGGCGAGACTTGGTCGAACTGGGCAGCGCTCATCGCATCCAGAGGTTGAAGCTATTGGTCTGGGCGTGTGACACCCTCAGCAATTTGCCGCCCGGTTCGATCCACGAGCGGCTCAGCCATCTCGCTGCATTGCTGCCGATCGACTTTGGCGGCGGCCCGCGTACAAGGGCGGTGGCCCAATGA
- a CDS encoding ParB/RepB/Spo0J family partition protein — protein sequence MKLVNLDPAQLVVSHELSRSGSAKQFEDRLRSSIEEIGLAEPIKVAPLPSGQYLVVDGTMRLRAITAIRDANPDAFKTIAAYVTDYERRFEIRYQTDIYQDLLPSQLAALVEHLHKTERVRKTDIARYIGVSPATLRNYTGLWRLLQRGGLFAKIVELMDVGVIPSSNPYAWLRLTSDGLRCVLKDSFCDGESIDAWVQGRISAARQGNTLRFTTNFVEAATGGLEPRFYRQDEDLRSVKRDLGLRRAGDPQLFDVPVTPAVKSKTERNSRVKRDVKTAVRHLSNVTRESREPVLQTAARSLRKYLQ from the coding sequence ATGAAGCTTGTTAATCTCGACCCGGCGCAGCTGGTCGTTAGTCACGAACTGAGCCGGTCCGGCAGCGCCAAGCAATTTGAGGATCGCCTGCGCTCCTCGATCGAAGAAATCGGCCTTGCAGAGCCGATCAAGGTGGCACCATTACCGAGTGGTCAGTATTTAGTGGTCGATGGTACGATGCGCCTCCGCGCCATCACGGCGATTCGGGATGCAAACCCCGACGCCTTCAAAACCATTGCGGCTTACGTTACCGACTACGAGCGTCGGTTTGAGATCCGTTATCAGACGGACATCTATCAAGACCTTTTGCCGAGTCAGTTGGCTGCCCTTGTCGAGCACCTTCACAAAACCGAACGGGTCAGGAAGACGGATATCGCCCGCTACATCGGCGTTTCGCCTGCGACTCTGCGCAACTACACCGGTCTCTGGCGACTACTCCAGAGGGGTGGGTTGTTCGCCAAAATTGTTGAGCTGATGGATGTTGGCGTAATCCCGTCGTCCAACCCCTACGCATGGTTACGGCTAACGAGTGACGGCCTAAGGTGCGTGCTCAAGGACAGCTTCTGTGACGGCGAATCTATCGATGCGTGGGTTCAAGGGCGTATCTCGGCTGCTCGACAAGGCAACACTCTGCGGTTCACCACCAACTTCGTAGAGGCTGCTACCGGCGGGCTGGAGCCACGGTTCTACCGACAAGATGAAGATCTGCGCTCGGTGAAACGAGACTTGGGGCTCCGGCGTGCCGGAGATCCTCAACTCTTCGACGTACCGGTCACGCCCGCGGTGAAGTCCAAGACTGAGCGCAACTCTAGGGTGAAACGCGATGTGAAAACGGCGGTCCGCCACCTGTCGAATGTCACTAGGGAGTCTCGCGAACCCGTGTTGCAGACCGCCGCTCGCTCATTAAGGAAGTATCTGCAGTGA